TATCAGCAAAGACCTGAAAGCCCTGCGCTCAGCATACTTCGAGGCTAAAAATGGCAAGTTCAAGGATAGAAATTGACTGAATTGACAAAATTCCGCTAGAAATGCACCTTGAAAATCAGTCACCCTGCTCCATATCTATCAGGCTGATTGATAAAAAATAATGAATTGAAACAAAATCTTTGGTTCATCTTCTTTTAGAAAACTGAAAGGAAAAGTTATAGCGGGGCGGATCAGTCTGGCAGAAATTGATGACCATTGCGTCACGGCTTGATACAACTTGTTATGTTCTTTTTGGATATAGTTATCGTAAGATTAGCGAAGTCAAAAAGTGCGCGGGACATGCGCACTTGCTTCACAACATCAACTTAGAAGTCCTCCAAAATAAAGGAGATCAGGGCATGATCCACGCTGGCAATGCCATTACCGTCCAAATGCTTGAGGACGGGATTGCAGAATTCCGCTTTGACTTACAAGGTGAGTCCGTTAACAAATTCAACCGTGCAACGATTGAAGATTTCAAGGCTGCTATCGAAGCCGTCTCCCATGCCGATATTCAAGGTCTGATTGTGACTTCAGGCAAATCTACATTTATTGTAGGTGCTGATATCACTGAATTCGGCGACAACTTTGCTCAGGGTGAACAAGCGATTGTTGACTGGGCAATGCCAGTACATGAAATTTTTAACAGCTTCGAAGACCTCGACATTCCTAAAGTGGCTGCCATTAATGGCATGGCACTGGGTGGCGGTTTCGAAATGTGCCTGGTGTGTGACTACCGTGTCATGTCAGAACAGGCACAAGTGGGCCTACCTGAAATCAAGCTGGGTATCTTCCCGGGCTTCGGTGGTACAGTGCGTTTAAGCCGTCTAATCGGTATCGACAACGCGGTAGAATGGATGGCAATGGCCAATCCTAAGAAGCCAGCTGCTGCACTGAAAGACGGCGCAGTCGATGCTGTCGTTCCTGCTGACAAGCTACAAGATGCTGCACTTGATCTGGTAAAACAGGCGATTCATGGCCGTTTAGACTGGAAAACCAAGCGTCAGGAAAAACTCGATCCAGTTAAACTCAGCCCGATCGAACAGATGATGGCGTTTAACTCATCGAAAGGCATGGTTCTGGCAAAAGCTAATCCAGCTCAATACCCTGCACCAAAATTACTGCTTGATTCTCTTCAAGCGGGTGCGAGCCTGCATCGTGATGACGCGCTGAAAGCGGAAGCTGAAGGTTTTGCTAAAGCAGCAGTCACACCACAAGCAGGTGCCTTGATCGGTTTGTTCCTGAATGACCAGATCGTGAAAAAAACCTCGAAGCGCTATGAAAAAGGTGCGCATCCAGTGAACCAGGCGGCTGTTCTAGGCGCAGGTATCATGGGTGGTGGTATTGCTTACCAGGCGGCAAGCAAAGGCACACCGATCATCATGAAAGACATCGGTAACCAGCAACTTGCTTTGGGTATGAAAGAAGCTAACGGTTTACTGACCAAACAAGTTGAACGTAAGAAGATGAAGCCTGCTCAAATGGGTGAAACTCTTGCGCGCATCCGTCCGACTTTAAGCTATGACGAGTTTAAAGAAGTGGACATCGTGATCGAAGCCGTGACTGAAAATCCAAAAGTCAAAGGTATCGTACTGAAAGAAACTGAAGCGAAAGTTCGTGACAACACGATCATTGCATCTAATACTTCTACGATTTCAATCACGCGCCTGGCTGAAAACCTAGAACGTCCTGAAAACTTCGTGGGCATGCACTTCTTTAACCCGGTACATATGATGCCACTGGTTGAAGTGATTCGTGGGGCGAAGACTTCTGACGAAGCGATTGCAACGACTGTAGTACTTGCTCAGAAAATGGGTAAAACACCAATCGTGGTCAATGACTGCCCGGGCTTCCTCGTGAACCGCGTATTGTTCCCTTACTTCGGTGCATTTGACCTGTTGCTTAAAGATGGTGCTGACTTCCAGCAAATCGATAAAGTCATGGAAAAATTCGGCTGGCCAATGGGCCCTGCTTACCTGATGGACGTTGTCGGTATCGACACTGGCGTACACGGTGCAGAAGTGATGGCTGAAGGCTTCCCGGATCGTATGAAACCTGATTTCAAAGGTTCGATTCAGGTGATGTACGAAAACAACCGTCTGGGTCAAAAGAACGACGTTGGTTTCTACAAGTATGAACTTGACCGTAAAGGCAAAAAAGCCAAAGTGGTTGATCCAACTGCGTATGAGCTTGTGGCATCTGTTGCAACTGCGGAAAAACGTGAATTTGACGCTCAGGAAATCATTGATCGCATGATGCTGGCTTTCTGTAACGAAACTGTTCGTTGCCTGGAAGACAACATTGTAGCCACTGCTGCTGAAGCAGATATGGCTATGATCATGGGTGTTGGTTTCCCTCCATTCCGTGGTGGTCCATGCCGTTACATCGATCAAACTGGTGTAGCTGAGTATGTTGCGCTTTGCAATAAGTATGCGCACCTTGGTAAAGCTTATGAAGCGCCAGAAATGTTGCGCGAAATGGCTGCTAACAACAAAAAATTCTACGGTTAAGGAGCAACGTGAATGGCTACTTTAAATCCACGTGACGTTGTCATCGTTGATGGCGTACGTTCAGCAATGGGTAAAACCAAAAACGGTATGTTCCGCAATGTACGTGCCGACTCGATGTCTGCTGAGCTTGTCCGTGCCCTATTGGTACGTAACGAATTCGACCCGCATGAAGTTGAAGACGTAATCTGGGGCTGTGTGAACCAAACCCTAGAACAAGGTATGAACATTGCCCGTAATATCGCATTACTGGCAGACTTGCCGAAGACTGTTGCAGGTCAAACGGTGAACCGTCTTTGTGGTTCGTCTATGCAGGCGATTCACACTGCGGCTGCGCAAATTGCGACGAACCAGGGTGATATCTTCATCATCGGTGGTGTTGAGCACATGGGCCATGTGGGCATGATGCACGGCATCGACCTGAACCCTGAAGCGTCTAAGCATTATGCCAAAGCGTCGAACATGATGGGCTTAACTGCTGAAATGTTGGGTCGTATGAACGGCATTAGCCGTGAAGAACAGGATGCGTTTGGTGTGGAATCACATCGCCGCGCCTGGGCTGCGACTGAAAACGGTCTGTTCCAGAATGAGATCGTCGGCATTGAAGGTCATAATGCAGATGGCTACAAAATCCTGTGTGATATCGATGAAGTGATCCGTCCGGATGCGAACCTTGAATCGTTCAAATCTTTGCGTCCAGTCTTCGATCCGAAAGGCGGTACAGTAACTGCAGCGACTTCTTCAGCATTGTCTGATGGTGCTTCTGCAATGTTGCTAATGTCTGCTGAACGTGCTCAAGCTTTAGGTCTTAAGCCACGTGCTGTAATTCGCTCTATGGCGGTTGCAGGCTGTGATGCGGCGATCATGGGTTATGGTCCGGTTCCAGCAACGCAAAAAGCGTTGAAACGTGCTGGCCTGTCAATTGCTGATATTCAGACTTTTGAATTGAACGAAGCCTTTGCTGCACAAGGTCTATCTGTTCTTAAAGGCTTAGGCATTTATGATAAGCAAGACATCGTGAACCATAACGGTGGCGCGATTGCATTGGGTCACCCATTGGGTTGTTCTGGTGCGCGTATCACAACAACATTGCTGAACGTAATGGAACAGCAAGATACGCAAATCGGTCTTGCGACGATGTGTATCGGCCTAGGTCAAGGTATTGCGACCATTATCGAACGTGTTTAATTCTTAAATACCGAGATAAAAAGAAACCCCGCTTAATGCGGGGTTTTTTTGTCCCTTAAAATTCCCCAATCCAAATAAAGCTACATGGCAATATTTCCTACATAGCAACAACGCTATAAACCTACTAAGGAAAAAGAAATGGGAAATTTAGCAATAGACTTTAACCATAAAGCTACTCTAGCAAGCTCAAATATGCCGACTTCGGTTGAGAGTTTAAATTTCAATAAATTAAAATTTAAATTAACATCAGGTAAAGAAGCAACCATGTCAAAAAAAGTTTGCGAATTTGCAGAGCAAGAATATAAACGTTTTCTAGCGTTAAAATATTTCTATCCAAAAGAAACGCTAGTACCTAATAAACTTGTTGATGAGTTTTGGCATGCTCACATTTTAGATACTCGAAATTACCACATGGATTGCTTGAAAATTTTTGGAGCTTATCTGCACCACTATCCATATTTTGGAATCCATGATGAAGTCGACCAACAAAATTTGAAAGATACTTTCCAGCGAACTAAAGAACTTTATGAAGTTTGGTTTGGCCCATACCCTGATTTCACAATTGAAGCACGCTGTGGTGATGATCACGCCTGTCACGCTCCTTCAAGCTGTGCATGTCGTGTACCTGGTGCATGTAAATAGCTTTTTATACTGGGCAGTATCACTGCCCAGTTGCCTTACATAAGGCTTCAATTGCTGTATCTATTTGTAAATCTAATTTCTTAGAAAATTTATTGTCTGTATTCTTTTCCCACTGCTTATATTCAAGAAAAAATATATATTTCTTCAATGCATCTTCTTTCTTAATGGTTAATGACCCTTGTTTTGCCCTCTGAATATCTTTTTTTAAGCGCTCATAAAAAGAAGTATCTTCATCGGAAAATGCATCGCTAAAAGCCTTTAAATTACCTGTATAAACTTCTTCAATTAAGTTTAAAAACTTTTCCAAATTAGGGTTTAAATTTAATTGATCTTTTTCATTATTTTCTAAATGCATTCATTTGTACCTGCATCAACCACTTTAGGATCTAACTTACCCCATAGTGGATAATTAGTATTTTCAACTATGTACGTCGTAAAACATGTACATGTCTTATCAATACGTTCAGCATCCCATCTTTTCTTTTGCATAGCCAAATTTGCCTTACAATTAAGATCAAACTGCCTAACCTGCTTATCAGTCCAATTAGTTTGAATTTTCGAATAATTAATTTCAGTGGGTTTGAGAGCGTCTTTTATTTGATCTATGCCTACACCACCAGCAACCCCAATCAATCCAGCAATAACAAGAATTTTCATAAAACCTGATTTAGGTTTTTCTTTATTAATGAAAATTAATGGATTTTGGCAAGTACCACAATGATAAAGACCTTGATCACCAATTTGATTAAGTTTATTTACTGTATTACAAGATGAGCAAGTAATATATCCATTTGTTTGAAGGTCGCCCACTACAATCTCTAAAATAATTATTTGTTTTAAATAATTATAATTCTTAACTAGATGAAATGTTATCCCTTTGTAATTTCAGTTGAAAAATCAACCAACAAAATCCTATTTATAAAGCACTTAAATTTTATAAATGTATGATCAAGCCTCTTTTTTTCTATTTCCTTAAAAGGGTTTATATGAACATGCTTAAAACAATGATCGCGACTGCAATCGTAGCGACTTCTGCATCTGCAATGGCAACTGAAGCTCAAGTTGCGCCAGCAACTGTTGTAACCAAAACAACCCAAACTGTTGCCAAAGAAACTGCTGCACCTGTACAAGCGAAAGTTGAAGCTGCTCAAGCGACTGTTGCTGCAACTCAACAAGCGGCTGAAACTAAAGCTGAAGCAGTAAAAACAGAAGCGACGACTCAAGTAGAAACGGCTCAAGCTACAGCAGAACAACACGTTGAAGCTGCGAAAACTGAAGCAGTAGAAACCAAGGACGCGGCTGCTGAAAAAGCAGAAGTAAAAGCCGAGAAAAAAGGCTGGTTCTCTTGGTTTAAAAAAGCGGCTTAAGCTTTTTAAAGGAATAAAAAAAAGATGTCAGCCTGACATCTTTTTTTTGTTTCGGATGATTTAATTTATTTTTAGGAATTAAAAGACTTAATCTTATTTAAACCTTGTGTGCCAACATGGTGGCAAAGTGCTGTTTAATCCGCTGGCCCTGCTCATCGACACGATACAGCTCACCGATATCTTCATTGTATTTCACAATATTCCAGCCCTCATAATACCCTCGCAACTCCCCCGGCTGAAAAGCAAATGGAAAATCGGCTTGTGCCGGAATATCTGGCGTATCCATGGCACAAACAATCAGGTTATAGCCACCTGGCACGGTCGCCTGCTGCATCTGTGCAATGAGTGGTGGAATGGTTTTCGCCTCAAGGAACATCATCACTACAGTACAGTAGATAAAGTCATATTGGCCTGCAATGCTGGTATCCGTGTTGAGATCGCGGCGCTGTACCTGCACATGATCAATCTGCTCGGTCTGCACAATCTGTCTTAAGGTTTGCAAACTGTTTTCGTTGACATCCCAGGCATCGACCTTAAAGCCGTTCTGGCTCAAATAAAGCGCATTACGCCCTGTACCGCAGCCGACGTCCAGCGCACGACCACCTTTTAAATAGGGCATGGCCGCCAGCACTTCAGAATGGGTAGGATTCAACTGATATTTCTTGATAAAGTAATCCTCAGGCCGGCAGTAAAAACGCAGCTGGCATTCGACATCTTCACTGGCAGAAACAATTTTGTGCCAGGCCTCAGGCTCAATAAATGGCGGTTGCTGCTCTGGTGTAAACACATGCTCGGATTGCACTGCACCAGATTCTTCTAGCATGGCAAAACGCAGCTCACCTTTTAATACTGTCAGTTTCGCCCAGGTGTCGGCTTTGGTATTGTGCTGATTCTTGAAGCCCTGAGGAATACTCTGCTGGGTCCAGACTGGAAGTTCCTTATAACATCTCAACTGTTGCATAATTTTTGCCCTCCATATCATCCATGCTCCGCCTGTCATTCTTTTGGCAGCGGTAATTAATTCAGCATAGCCTGTTCAAATCGGAATTGGAATCAGCGCCTGTTCGCGCTGTGCCGATGCAACAGCAAGATCAATACCAGTTTTCTGTCAAAATAAAAAAGCTGCCTCTCTTGAGACAGCTCGGTTGTATATCAATTAAGGAATATGGCGATTCGATTAATGCAGCAGTTCCGACTTCAGCCAGCTCATGTATTTATCCTGATCCATAAAATCTGGTGCGCCCCCCAGATCCAGACTGAAATACTGCTGATTGAACTGAATCACAATCTGTTCGGTATAGTGCCAGTCCTCAATCAGCGTGAAATATTGATTCAAGAACATTCGGTTCTTATCCCCGTTATTCATTCTTTGTAATTTTGGATCTGTTTTATTTGCGACAAACTCACCGTACACCTGCTGAATATCAGCAAAAACCTGAATTGTTTGCATGACTCACCTGCTTGAATGTTATGTCGTGATCTGTGCGACCCCTTCAATTTAGCAAGCGAGTTTGAACAGCAGATGACAGTCCGATGGCAATCCTGTCATCTAAATCAGGTTACAACTTGTTTTCAACCGCTTTCTGGTTGGCGCTCGCAACTCGTTCCATCTGCTTATTCAGGTGCAGCATTTCTTTATACAGCGCATTAAACTCTTGCACGGCTTTATCGTCATAGAACATAAAGGTGTTATTTTTCTTTTGCCATTTATGCTTTTTCAATACTGCAAATAAAGCATCAGCCTTGGCCAGAGTCTGTTTTTCAATTTCAAAAATGACATGTGCATTACTATTTTGCTGACTGTCTTTCAGGGTTAGGCTCAGTTGCTGGCGATAACGGTTTTTAATATCCAGTTGCTGTGCCTTTTCGATCAGTTCGGCATCGCGCTGCTGGATTTTCTGCTGATAGCTATTC
The nucleotide sequence above comes from Acinetobacter lwoffii. Encoded proteins:
- the fadB gene encoding fatty acid oxidation complex subunit alpha FadB; its protein translation is MIHAGNAITVQMLEDGIAEFRFDLQGESVNKFNRATIEDFKAAIEAVSHADIQGLIVTSGKSTFIVGADITEFGDNFAQGEQAIVDWAMPVHEIFNSFEDLDIPKVAAINGMALGGGFEMCLVCDYRVMSEQAQVGLPEIKLGIFPGFGGTVRLSRLIGIDNAVEWMAMANPKKPAAALKDGAVDAVVPADKLQDAALDLVKQAIHGRLDWKTKRQEKLDPVKLSPIEQMMAFNSSKGMVLAKANPAQYPAPKLLLDSLQAGASLHRDDALKAEAEGFAKAAVTPQAGALIGLFLNDQIVKKTSKRYEKGAHPVNQAAVLGAGIMGGGIAYQAASKGTPIIMKDIGNQQLALGMKEANGLLTKQVERKKMKPAQMGETLARIRPTLSYDEFKEVDIVIEAVTENPKVKGIVLKETEAKVRDNTIIASNTSTISITRLAENLERPENFVGMHFFNPVHMMPLVEVIRGAKTSDEAIATTVVLAQKMGKTPIVVNDCPGFLVNRVLFPYFGAFDLLLKDGADFQQIDKVMEKFGWPMGPAYLMDVVGIDTGVHGAEVMAEGFPDRMKPDFKGSIQVMYENNRLGQKNDVGFYKYELDRKGKKAKVVDPTAYELVASVATAEKREFDAQEIIDRMMLAFCNETVRCLEDNIVATAAEADMAMIMGVGFPPFRGGPCRYIDQTGVAEYVALCNKYAHLGKAYEAPEMLREMAANNKKFYG
- a CDS encoding glycine-rich domain-containing protein; translated protein: MGNLAIDFNHKATLASSNMPTSVESLNFNKLKFKLTSGKEATMSKKVCEFAEQEYKRFLALKYFYPKETLVPNKLVDEFWHAHILDTRNYHMDCLKIFGAYLHHYPYFGIHDEVDQQNLKDTFQRTKELYEVWFGPYPDFTIEARCGDDHACHAPSSCACRVPGACK
- the fadA gene encoding acetyl-CoA C-acyltransferase FadA — protein: MATLNPRDVVIVDGVRSAMGKTKNGMFRNVRADSMSAELVRALLVRNEFDPHEVEDVIWGCVNQTLEQGMNIARNIALLADLPKTVAGQTVNRLCGSSMQAIHTAAAQIATNQGDIFIIGGVEHMGHVGMMHGIDLNPEASKHYAKASNMMGLTAEMLGRMNGISREEQDAFGVESHRRAWAATENGLFQNEIVGIEGHNADGYKILCDIDEVIRPDANLESFKSLRPVFDPKGGTVTAATSSALSDGASAMLLMSAERAQALGLKPRAVIRSMAVAGCDAAIMGYGPVPATQKALKRAGLSIADIQTFELNEAFAAQGLSVLKGLGIYDKQDIVNHNGGAIALGHPLGCSGARITTTLLNVMEQQDTQIGLATMCIGLGQGIATIIERV
- the tehB gene encoding SAM-dependent methyltransferase TehB, with product MQQLRCYKELPVWTQQSIPQGFKNQHNTKADTWAKLTVLKGELRFAMLEESGAVQSEHVFTPEQQPPFIEPEAWHKIVSASEDVECQLRFYCRPEDYFIKKYQLNPTHSEVLAAMPYLKGGRALDVGCGTGRNALYLSQNGFKVDAWDVNENSLQTLRQIVQTEQIDHVQVQRRDLNTDTSIAGQYDFIYCTVVMMFLEAKTIPPLIAQMQQATVPGGYNLIVCAMDTPDIPAQADFPFAFQPGELRGYYEGWNIVKYNEDIGELYRVDEQGQRIKQHFATMLAHKV